Proteins encoded together in one Elusimicrobiota bacterium window:
- a CDS encoding LysR family transcriptional regulator: METFELRYFTAAAQHENLRRAAEAVHVSPGSLSKAISRLERELKTPLFFKVGRGIKLTPEGLILKQRATELLQLEEDVRFELAGKSVGAVNIHISSEEILQAFYGIALAKNISALFPEARIQYWIRSESKAAEQVLDGEAQLALIAAEPPAGALSKTLETVTFQTCASPRHPLVKRFGVRGTIPIQEVLKHPFVSSDSAILGRISKSSSADGWRDDKFPRRIKYKASSLRLMENLIREGLALGYLPGYLVASAGLIPLKISGCPYYCRQTVRLIAKDPIVLGWLRQLWSAL; the protein is encoded by the coding sequence ATGGAAACGTTTGAACTGAGGTACTTCACAGCAGCGGCCCAGCATGAGAATCTCCGGCGGGCCGCCGAGGCGGTCCATGTCTCCCCTGGATCCCTCAGCAAGGCGATCTCCCGACTGGAGCGGGAACTTAAGACCCCATTGTTCTTCAAGGTGGGCCGGGGCATCAAGCTCACTCCTGAAGGTCTCATCCTCAAGCAACGGGCGACCGAACTTCTTCAACTGGAGGAGGACGTGCGCTTCGAACTCGCCGGAAAGAGCGTCGGCGCCGTTAACATCCACATCAGCTCCGAGGAAATCCTGCAAGCCTTCTATGGGATCGCGCTGGCAAAAAATATCTCGGCGTTATTTCCAGAAGCCCGCATTCAGTACTGGATTCGCTCGGAGAGCAAGGCGGCGGAACAGGTCCTAGACGGCGAGGCGCAATTGGCGCTGATCGCCGCCGAGCCGCCAGCCGGCGCGCTCAGCAAGACGCTGGAAACAGTGACATTCCAAACCTGCGCCTCACCCAGACATCCGCTGGTGAAGCGCTTCGGCGTCCGCGGAACAATTCCAATACAAGAAGTGCTCAAGCATCCATTCGTGTCATCGGACTCGGCGATCCTCGGCAGGATTTCAAAATCCTCTTCAGCCGACGGCTGGCGCGACGACAAATTCCCCAGGCGCATCAAGTACAAGGCATCCAGCCTCAGACTCATGGAAAATTTGATCCGCGAGGGCCTTGCCCTGGGATATTTGCCTGGCTATTTGGTCGCCAGCGCGGGATTGATCCCCCTCAAGATATCCGGCTGCCCCTATTACTGCCGACAGACCGTGCGCCTGATCGCCAAAGATCCAATCGTCTTGGGCTGGCTGCGGCAGTTATGGAGCGCGCTATGA